CatgaaggagctctgaaacggagctccttcctggtttgcgtcgctgggcacagccttcagacggctgcgcccagcaacgcaagggagaaaggggccaagcggcccctttctcctcctccccgccactgcagggtgtccttggggcttgaagccccaaggacacccctttccaggctgcggggaaacaGCCTTTTGCNNNNNNNNNNNNNNNNNNNNNNNNNNNNNNNNNNNNNNNNNNNNNNNNNNNNNNNNNNNNNNNNNNNNNNNNNNNNNNNNNNNNNNNNNNNNNNNNNNNNgaaggagctccgtttcagagctccttcctggtttgcgtcgctgggcacagccttcagacggctgcgcccagcaacgcaagggagaaaggggccaagcggcccctttctcctcctccccgccactgcagggtgtccttggggcttgaagccccaaggacacccctttccaggctgcggggaaacagccttttgccgcttccccacgacccggaaagcagcggatcagggcctcggaggctgccggtctagcagctgaggccccgatacaccgggcaAAGGCGCACCTATAGGCCGccacaaaggggcggtctgtaacgcacctttggAAAGGTCAGACTCTTATGTAGGTGTCTGGGCTACAAAGCCAGCTGTTTTGCATTTAGGTCCAGATGCTGGACCTTGGAATTctagccaaaataaaataaaaatagagccCATAAGCAAGAACAGCCCTTCAGTCCAACTCTAGGATCTGCCTGACATTATTCATGGGGAATTTGGCTTCACTTCCTAATGTTTTCATAGAAGAATCCCCACTTCTGAGTTCAGCTTATTAaaccagaaagagaggagggtgcaggggAGACACCAcacaggaagaaggaaggaaggaatatttgAGCTGATCAGAGCAAAGCAGTATTTTTTAAAGCCTGTCtgagggtctttaaacagaggttggttgGCCAACTTTCGGTTCTTTaggtatgtattcctgcatggcagaagacagTTGGAGTGGATGCCCCTTGCAGtcctttctaactctgtgattatatgattatgtcttcctgtatggcaggggttgaattggatggcccttgtggtcccttccaactctgattccatGAAAATGCAGCCCGTCAGCCTTTTGCAGCATCAGAAGCTCCCCACCAGCCTTCAAAATCTTCcaacattcaatttttttaaaaaatgacctgaTTTTCATGGGATCTTTGTAACATAATTTCTAGCTGCTGACTTGAGAGGGgttgcagaggaaaacagaggcaTTTGAGGAGGAGGGATCAGCCATTAGGTAGCTGTTTGGAGGAGAAATGACCCCTGCCCTAGCATGCCCACCCTGGAGTCAGTGTCTTCCAGACATGTTTAACTGCAAACCCCAGTGTCCATGATGGCTCGGTGCTGGTAATTGTcgaccaacacatctggagggtacttAAGGTGGGGCCATTTTAAGAGTGTCTCTAAGGCCTGCATGTCCCatgttcaaatcctcactctcAGCTGTGAAGTTTTTGGAAAGTTGTGAGGATAGGATGGAttgggggaggaaggggaaggttAAAATGTAGTGCATAAACTAATCCAAACACAAGTTGTGAGATAGATTCGGGTCAGAAAGGAGATGCTAACTAAGCTTGAGGAAGAACTTTTGGCACCATAAGAGCTGTTTTATGGCGGAGtgtctcagaaagtggtggattcACCTCTGTTGTAGATTGGATGGCTCAGGGGTGCTTTAGTTCTGGATTTCCTGCAGTAGCAGGGGTCGAACTGGATGATCTTTGGGAATCCCTTCCAGGTCTGTTACTAGTGTgcaccttccagtcatttccaacttatggcaacctatcacaggattttctttgcaagatctgTTCCAAgggagtttacctttgccttccctgaggctgagagagtgtgacttgtccaagttcacctagtgggtttccatggctgaactgggttTTCAACCCTAGTGTCCAGAGTCACTGACCCTCAAACCAcctcaccacactggctctcttcagTTCTTCAGTGGTGATTTTATGGTGGTAGGATTCTAGGAAATAATTGTTGCATTGTAAATGTGGTTCTCCCTGCTGATTTTGTAGTCCAAGCTGTATGCGTGTGTGCACATATTGTGATTTTGCAGCAGCACAGGGAGGAGGAACCCACAGAAAATTGCACTGATATCCTCAACTTTTGTTTTTGGAACAAACAAAGCAAGCTGCTAGCCCATATAGCACCAAAACAGAGGTGGGACTCCTGTGGGCAGTGCTTTTCTGGAACCTCAAAATCCTGAAATATGGTGGAAAATTCAGGAAAGGGGGAAGTATCGGAAAGCCCCAACAATGGAACAAAACGTAAAGGAGGAATTCTGCCATTTCTATGATTTAGGCAGGTCACAGACTCCACTTTCCTTTGCACAAAACACCAGAGGTTGCTGGGACACAGGGTTATTTTTTTGACACAGAGAACAGCCAGCCCTGCTTCTGTCCACCCAACCTCATCTTTGTTTGCCCAGGCGGCTGCATCCTTCCCAGGGTCTATTTTTAGGCTCGTGGTCACCCtaatgcctgtgtgtgtgtgtgtgtgtgtgtgtgtacacaagagggagaaagagacaaacAGGGCTGGAGGAGAGAACATAAGAGACTCTGAGAGCTGCTCTATAAACTCATACCCACAACCCCCTCCATATCATGTTTTTCTGCAAGACGTTTGTGATTTGTAATTTTCCGTTTAATTCTAATTTGGCATCCAGGCCTCAACACACACACCGGCTGCCTTTGCCAAAGaaaactttgggcatttcagaCTCTTGTTAAATCAACAAGTGTCTCCACTCAAAGCCAActaggctttttttctttttttgcaaatggTGGAAActgttcaaagagagaagagagcaGAAAAGGGAAGAGCGAGAGACTTCTTGTTTGCCttagcagttttaaaaaaaacatagttaATACCCATGATAGAAACACGAGATGTGACAAATGTGGGACATTGCTTGCTTACTTGTGATGCAAGGGGAGAAGATAGTTTTGTGTGTGAAGTCTAAATTTCCTAGACACAAACACACTCTTTGCTGGGgacagcaggggtgggcaaatgtTCTAGGTTTTGGAATTCTCATCTAGCCTGCCAGAGGTAGGCTTTTGTGGTTGtgttcaaaagggggggggggggggtggaaggcACTTTATTTTAAGaagtaataataatgtaaaattcCATTCACTTCTTGGAAGTACTGTATACATTTAGTACTTGGAAGTAGGCAACAGTTCTGGGAAGTATATAACACAAAAGGTCATGGAGTCAGAAAATCTTAGAGTGGAAAAGGACCACAAGGGgcatctattccccccccccccccggaaactaAAGTATTTAATGATGCCAATGCAGCCTTTCTTTAAACTTTAAGATCCCCCCTCCTGCCAAAAGGAGAGTCCACTCACCCACCAAGGCAGTCATCCACTGTTGAACCAACTCtaacagtcaagaagttcttcctaatatttaggtgaaatctgttttgtaatttgaatccaacGCTTCACGTTCTAGTCTccggaggagcagaaaacaaactgccTCCATCTTCTCTATGGCATTCCTTCAACTAGTTAAGAATGGTTCTATCATGCCACTTCTCCAGCTTTCTGTTCTCTTCCAAGgcaatccattccactgttgaacagttcttaaaaTCAAGAAAAGATGGGTGGAATTGGataataacttccagaatccctcagtaaGCATGattctgcaaagggatcttgtagcacctttgagactaattgtgcaaaagaagttgtagcataagctttcgtagacttggtctaattCCTGAGATACACAGCCATGTTAGGTAGTAGATGATggggagctgacatccaaaaaaGTGTAACTTTCTAAACCTCTGAATGCACAGTTCCAGAACGTGACAAAACAGGTGGCTTCTGATGTTCAGTTGGGTTCAAAATCAGAAACCATCCCATATTTGCTTGTAACACGGTGGCTGTTTTGAGTTGCCTTGGGCTTTTGCTTCCGAGCAGAAGAGAGCCGTCTCGTGTGAGGTTGTATGTAGCCTTCCTGATCCCCTTCTGAGCCCTCTGTTTTTCTTCCAGGAAACTCTGCCAGCCACCAATTGCTGCCTGCCCCTCAGAGAACCCTGCACCCAGTCCCCCCCGTGACAATGATGTGCCCATCTCGTCTTCCCCTCCCCAGGTAAGGTGGGACACCTCTAAGCTCTCTCTGATCATGCACCTTATTCTCAGTAGCAGGAAGGCAAATTGACATAGATTTCTGGTTCTGGATGGGCCTGAGGCAGCCTTGAGCTTGTAGAGCAGGGAGTGTTTGGTCTTCCTGACATTCTGGGCTACACTTTCCATAATCCCCTTACCATTAGCCACTTTGTTGGGCATTTCTGGGCACTAAAGTCCCAGAACATCTGAAGGTTTtcactctctgtcagagagcatgcAGACTTTCTTCCTTCATACATATGTGCAATTGCTGCCAGAATTTAGATTTAgggccaaaacatactgcagaaataatcccacttgagaccattttaactgcccaatctcaatgccagggaattgtaggaactgtagttttgtgagaatttagccttctctttcagagagctctggtgacgcaagaaactacaattcccaggattccctagcactgagccagggaagttcaagcagcctcaaactggattatttctgcagtgtgttttggaccttagaagcAGGATTATCTTCTTTTTGCTTAACCCTGCATACATATATTCAATTTCAATTTCTCCAGGAAGGGAGCTCAAGGTCATGTTAAAAACTGAGCAGCAATAACAATGCAAGAACAGGGACAAGCTCTTAAAACTCCATTTAAACACATCATAATATTAAAGTAGAATGGAATCGAAAGGCACTGAAAAGCACACACACCCTTCAGGGTCCCTATGCCTCAGTAGCTAGCCACTTTGTGTGAATAAAGGTGTTTTTTTGTCTGCTGGCCTCGGGAGTCAGAGAAAGAGGAGGTTGATCTACATCCCtgggaaaggagctccaaaaataGGGATCAGGCACTGAAAAGACCCTCTCTTGCTTCCAAGTTGTTGGACTGGGAGAAAGGCCTTCCCCGAAAATCTGAAAGCTTGGTCAGGCCCAGCTGCAAGATCTGGCACTCACATGTGCTTCCACCCTTCTTCCTATTCTGATGTTAGAGGGCAATTGAGACTATTGCTTCCATTTGTAAGGTGAGGAGGAAGGATGGGTACATTCTATGTTGTGCTGCTGATTTCTTATTCTTTCCTTTAAGAAAAACTACTTAGGATTAATCAGcaaatggcaaaaaagaaagcattaaaaaacaacaacatttgacaGTAACTGGAAAAAGTTGCTTCATTGTGCCAGAATTGGGCAACCTCCAGGAGTGTTGGGGAGACATATATATACCTCCCTGTGCCCCTTGTCAGCTGTATCAGCTCACCCAAGTTAGCTGTGAGCaaccagaaacacacacacaagtggcCAAAGGTAACTTTCATTTTAGggtgttttactttttaaaaaatatactttcagaaaaccaagatgatcaaaggtctcaAAACCGAGCCTGAGGAGGAACAAACAGacattggatgggcatcttttaggaaGGCTTTAagttatgtcttcctgcatggctgcggagatcccttccaactgtaggattttgtaattatctttttaaaaaaacacacacaacaacagttttcTTCTTTATCTCCCCAGAAACGAGCCCAACCCCTGGAATTCACTGATCCCTTGTCCAGCAAGAAGCTGCGGATCTCCCATTTTGCCCAAAGGACTCAGCCTACTTTCAATGGCAAACTGAACTCGGCCCATGGCAGGGAGGCTCCTTTGCACACGGCAGCGGCAGTGACAACGGATTCCCTCACTGCCAGCTCGCTCGCACCTACTCTGGACCTGCTCAGGCCCCACGACCTTCTGACCGACGTCAGCAATGACCTGAGTCACAACGGCAAAGACTTTGAGGCGGCGGGCGAGGCGAGTGGCAGGCTCTCCACTGCCCAGCCAGCAACAGACTCTGCCCAGGCTGGCAAACACAATGGTGGCACGCATTCGAAATTCCGAAAGAAGTCAAAGAAGcacaaggaaagggaaaggaaggaagaacattCACTGCCATCTCCACCTCAGGCAGGCCCTCGAGAGAAGCCAAACTGTGAACTGAAAAAGGAGAGCGGCCCAGTCACTGGTCCCACACAAGATGTGGCAGGTAGGTGCAAACCTCTGGTTGTTGGTCCCACTAGGGTGGGCCCTTGTGGGCAATGGTTGAATGGTGTGAGTCAGGACAAAGGTAAGATGTGTTGCTTCAATTGGCACTAGCCATTCAGGGTAGGCCCTTGGGTTGTGTCTGATTTACGCCCCATATTGCAGTGGAGAGTCTCTTGAAAGTGGGATTCCTCCTGGTCTCACAGAAGGCAATCACAGACTTGGCATCACTCCTGGTGAAAAGTACCCTGCCACTTGCTAATCATCTTTGAAGAGTAACATATTTACCCCGGgtgctctactggcttcttcatcaggcaaggtgttaaaaatacatacatgagAACAAAGAACATTAAATAGAAAATGTTAGTTATActcctgcattttgttgttgttgttctcagtttagAAGGTATGGAGTTTACTCGTACTCGTACAGTTGCCTTCaacaatacttttattggaccaaccaaaatgcacattatacatgttgcaagcttttgaagccccactggcttctgcaccaggcaaagatgttaacagtcaaacaggaaaaaaaaggaggggggatgaCAATCTTTGAGTCATAGGCCTCTATTTTgtcaaaattttattttcagttaagATGATACGGAGAGGTATTCATATAGGCATTGGCCATTCCTCCTTTTTGACCATGcgggctctgggagacaaagaataaactcccaagaaataaaatttacgGTCCATTGGCAACAAGGATAAATGGACAAAGaggcccaaggtcagccagtgggttaaCATTGCCAAGCCGGcgttgaaaccctggtctccagagtcatagaccaaggctcaaaccactacagccacactggctctatgttATATCATGGTATACAAAAGTATGTGTAGAAAGGGTAATTTTGTGTACTATGAGTAATATACTAAAGAAAGTAATATGAAATGACATAATAAagtaatatattataataaagaAAGTAATATGGACACACACattacacatattttaaaagataatattgaactgtaataaaatatataattttttgttCGGTGCTGAAAACCcactgatcttgggcaagtcacactctctcagcctctgaggaaggcaaaggcaacttcccctgaacaaatgttaccaagatagacccatgatagggctgccataactcagaaataactTGCAGACATACAGTAACAATCTGATAAAGCTGGCCTCTTaggtttccttttattttcattttcatttttgagtTGGCTAACCTGACTTCCTGGCATATGCTGTTTGCTCTGAGAATGCAGCTGTTTTGCAACACATCACCCAGTTTACGAGCGCATTTGCCGCAAATCCTCAGGAGATGGCAGTCGAGGGCAAGTCAAGCGCTTCTCTCCTGTCCCCTGCTGCTTGGCTTTATTGTGAGACAATGTCTTAATATTACCTGTGCTGTTGTTGCCACATGAGAACCTGCTGGTAGCCctaaatcaggagtgggcaaagtgtgatccCCCAGACaatgttggattacagcttccagcattccttaccattagtTTTGCTAGTTAGTAGAGCTACTGGATTGTTCCAGtccagcagctgctgctgtttcCTGTTATTGCTATTGTAGTAGTTAGTGctgttgctgtctgccttcaaatcatttctgatttatgcaaacgtaaccccatcatggggttttcttagcaagatttgttcaggggaggtgccttcccctgaggctgagagaatgcgacttgcccaaggtcacccagttggtttccatagctgagtaggggtttgaaccctgtctccagagttgtactccaacatgCAAActactactacaccacactactactactactactactactactactactatacttattattattattatatcctgcatttcctcCTGATTGGGACTCATTGTGGCTTATAACAGttcaaacagtttttaaaaattcaaagacctagctgggctaatctggaaaatcagtctgcaaaggcatcttgtagtatctttgagacaaactgaaagagagaagttgatagcatgaacTTGCCTAGACTTAAACATGCATCTGAAAATATAgggtcaagtctacaaaagcttgtgctaccaacttctttcttgcagttactCTCAAAAGAGGTaccacaagattcctttgcatagtTAACAATTGACAGCCTGCAGATGTCAACAAGCAGTTATAAACCATTGTAAAATCTGAAACcagtgaaaacaaaacaacaacactagcaAATAAAAGCCCAGCTCCTTACACAAAGCCTGTTTCAATTTTTAAAGGTCAGAATaagtaaatcccccccccccatttgtggaAAGATAGTAAGGAGAGTGCCAGTCTAGCTGCTCTGAGTTCTGGATGGGGCAGCCACCAAAAGAGCCCTGTCTCTCAGGTTCCCACCTGTGAGGCTGGTGGGACAGACAGTGGGTCTCCTCAGATCTCAATATGTGGGCAGGTTCATAGGGAAGAGTACAGTCTTTcgaataacctggacctgagccatttaggactttataagTCATGAATTCtccattttgaattctgcccTGAAATAGACAGGCAACCAGTGCAACTGGTTCTGGTTAACCATTGGGCTGCAGTATgtagagcagtgtttcccaactctgaccttccaggtattttggacttctggTCTCAGAATCCCAgaaccattggccaagatgtcaggcttctgggagatgatgtccaaaacacattgAGTTTGAGACTCACTGACAGTGGTTCCTAGCCTTGGGTCctacagatattttggactttatcCCCCATAATTCCTGTCTCCTGGCCAAGTTGGTTGGGGTTCTGAGATCTGAAgtacaaaacaaatggaggaccaaagtttgggaaccactaataCAGAGGATTTGCATGATTCACTCCGCTTCTGCCCTGAATCCTCAGCATGAACTGTCACCTGTTTTGCATGCCAGGGATTTAAGTCTTTTGTCACTCCCGCCTctcctcctttatttatttatttatttatgtagaatttataccccgcctctcccaagATGAGAGAAAGCAACACGTACTTTGTCAAAGTTTGAGAGTGCCAACCATCATCTTCCACTCCATCCCTCCTTTTTGTTTTCCAGGTGTGAACGGGACGTGCCACAACACCAGCGTCACAACATCAACATCGGAAACACCGGCTTACTTACTGTGAGTGTCAGCAAGCTGGCATTTCTAGTTTCCAGATTAGAATAAGGGGCTTGCTGAAAGTGGAGCCTATTTATCCATCTATTTGGGGGGCTTCAGCTACCTACTGGGGATGGGGGCACTCAAATGCCCATTAGCAGGGACAGGAGCCATTTCTTTTGTCTCCCTGGCATTCAGAGATATCTAGAGGACAACTACCTGTAGATGAAGGTGGGCAACATCTGTTGATCCAGGGGCTCATTTTTCTGCCCTTCAGAGCCATCCTATTAAAAAGTCCTCCcagggaggaaggaaaacatGGATTGGGCTGTATTTCTACTTCTGGGTTTTAAAACTggctattttttaatattaaacagGGTGGGTGAGAAGAGGAGGGGTGTCCAGAAACATAGTGGCCCTGGAGGCTTCCAAGAAAAGACATCAATATGGACTTTTTAACCAGAAAACAGGTCTATGGGTTTCAGGAACCACAGAAAAGACCCTTGGGGCCACATTTTACCAAACCATTATAGACACTGAGCTACCTGCACCTCTTATATGGATGGAAtgtgaataaaacaaataatagagAACTGCTAGAGGTACACAGTAGTTCTGTTTCTGTAGCTAATATATACCATCTTCTCCCTAAATTTGTTCCATCCTCATTTCAATCCACCTAAATTGATTGGTTAGTTAGCTAAATAATTAAGTTGAAGTATTTACTTATTCTTTCTCAACCTAGCTAGATCTCTTAGACTTAAAAAAGACTTAAAAACATATTTGGATCTGGAATTTCTAAGCTCTACCTCTAAAGGAAGGACCCCTCCAGAATTTGTTCCATCTTTGTTTGCTTAGTTTCATAAGGGTGGAAGAGACTGCATGCACTGCCGGTCCAGGAATAAACAATtaagtcacccccccccccccaaaaaagagccctccatacccactttcaagacctccaaagaaagatttTCTGCCTAGAACGTGTCCACCGAGACgatcaaagttctggaaaccaagccttatcaGGAATGTCTGATGAAGATATgattgtttagcttggagaagactgagatgaAAGCCATCTTTAAATGTCTGAAGTGATGCCAGGTAGAAGATGAAGTGAGCTTCTTTTCTGCTCCATGGACTTGAACGTGAGCCAGTGGAtctaaattacaagaaaagttaTTCCATCTAAACTTTAGAAGAAAGGTCTTggctgtaagaactgtttgacaagtCAATGTACTGTTTTGGTCAGGGATAAACTCTCCAttattggaggtctttaaaccaagGTTGGGTGGGCATTTTTCAGTGGTGCTTTAGTTGTAATTCCTGCACGGCAGAGAATTAGACTAGTTGGCCCTTGGCGCTCCTTCCAACtttaagattctattattctttctcactCCCATTCTGTTCCACTCTCAAGCTAATCTGCCCATCAAGAATTTTCTAGTTccaatgcttaggtggaatcacttttcttttaatttgaatccattggttcgtgttctggtctctggagcagaagaaaagaagctggctccatcttctccataacatccttcaggtatttaaagatggctgtcatgttGCTTTGCTGACTTCTCctccccaagctaaacatccctGAGCCATCCCTCAAAAGGCTTGCCATCTCAGGCCACCAGCTTTGGACACATTCCCGGTTATCAATatccttgaactgtggtgcccagaactggccatAGGGCTTCGGGTTTCTCTTCATTTTTCAATTCTTCTCCTTACTCCAGCAAATATGGTGCCATCTCTTCCTCGGAGCAACGCCAGAGCTACAAAAACGACTTCAACGCAGAGTACGGCGAGTACCGTGACCTCCATGCCCGCATAGAAAGGATAACGTGCCGGTTCATGCAGCTGGACTCTCAACTGAAACAGCTTTCGCAGGGCTCCGAAGAGTACAAGGTAGGAAGTCTAGGTGGCTAGTGGGAGGCTCAGACTGTAGCCAAACTGTTTATGACAACTGTAGCAGAGAACAAAAGTAGCAGAATTGCCATATTTGATTGCAAGTCTGTGGAAATGGTGATGTTGTGTGCCTCTgggtcatttctggcttatggtggccctaaggcaaggGTATcgggggttttcctggcaagattcattcagagagagtttgccattgccttcctgttaggctgagagagtgtgacttgcccaaggtcatccagtggttttctaGCAATGGAAGAGAAGCATCCTGTAGTGGGTTGGTTCCCTTTGCCCCACTCTGACCAGGCAGGGAATATCAAAAGTCTTTGTAGAAGCCACCGTCCCattgctgaaaacaaacatctcacaaagtAAGCCAATGTTCGTATTTCCAtcgctgagcaaggattcaaagccTGGCCTACCTGTGCCCTAGtcaagcactcaaaccaccacaacaCACTGCCTTTTCCTAGGGCTTTCTtagccagatttattcagaagtgtcTTTTGTtcctttccctctgaggctgagagaagtaACTTGCCCAGTGtttcccagtccagcactcaaatcactaaactGCCCTGcttttcttagggttttcttggccagattttttcagaggtgcCTTTCCTTGCCTTTCCTCTGAAGTTGTTTCCCGGTGTTTCCCAGTGGATTTCTGCGTCTAAGTGGAGATTCGAACTCAGGTTTCCCCTAGTCCTAATACAGCACCAGTTTACCAGCCCCCTCTTGTCCTTGCTATGTTTTAACACTCTGTGCCTGTTCTTTTGCAGACAATCCATGATCAGATCTTACAAGAATATCGGAAAATTAAAAGAGTGAGTCTGTGGGCCCTTGTGTTCGGGGAAGGGGCTGCATGCGTGTAAAAGGAGAGAACTCTGGTCATTGCAGTGTAATTGAGTGGTACCAGGCTGATTTGGGGGGTAAGGATG
This genomic interval from Sceloporus undulatus isolate JIND9_A2432 ecotype Alabama chromosome 10, SceUnd_v1.1, whole genome shotgun sequence contains the following:
- the ELL gene encoding RNA polymerase II elongation factor ELL, whose translation is MVDPVALKPSIQFQGSQGHISIPRPDGPAGVRTFSFYLSNIGKDSPQGSFDCIQQYVSSNGSIQLDCLGSIQDKITVCATDESYQKAKQSMALVEEETRSRGAIVIKPGGRYVGKTVKMRKPAPGVSDTVPSRIRPTPVNLASAMKKGNSAISQRPFKDRVMHLLALKPYKKPELLLRLQKDGLSMQDKDSLDMLLQQVANMNARDSTCTLKDHLYKEVQKDWPGYSEGDQQLLKRILFRKLCQPPIAACPSENPAPSPPRDNDVPISSSPPQKRAQPLEFTDPLSSKKLRISHFAQRTQPTFNGKLNSAHGREAPLHTAAAVTTDSLTASSLAPTLDLLRPHDLLTDVSNDLSHNGKDFEAAGEASGRLSTAQPATDSAQAGKHNGGTHSKFRKKSKKHKERERKEEHSLPSPPQAGPREKPNCELKKESGPVTGPTQDVAGVNGTCHNTSVTTSTSETPAYLLKYGAISSSEQRQSYKNDFNAEYGEYRDLHARIERITCRFMQLDSQLKQLSQGSEEYKTIHDQILQEYRKIKRTNPHYSQEKNRCEYLHNKLAHIKKLIAEYDQQQFQSWH